The following are encoded in a window of Kaistia algarum genomic DNA:
- a CDS encoding ABC transporter substrate-binding protein, whose protein sequence is MRKMLIATALLAATAFTAHAEDVKEVQMLHWWTSGGEAAALNVLKQDLAKEGYAWKDVPVAGGGGDAAMTALKAMVAAGNPPTASQMLGYTVLDYAEAGKMGDLTETAIAEGWDKAVPAALQKFSVYDGKWVAAPVNVHSVNWLWINKAVMDKIGGTEPKTFDDFIVLLDKAKAAGVTPLALGGQNWQEATMFDSVVLSTGGPEFYKKAFNDLDEEALKSDTMKKSFDNLAKLKEYVDPNFSGRDWNLATAMVIKGDALVQVMGDWAKGEFKAAGKEPGTDYLCYRFPGTDGSVIYNSDMFGMFDVPENQKAAQIALAKATLSKSFQSAFNVVKGSVPARTDVPDTAFDACGKKGIADLKAANDGGTLFGSLAQGYGAPPAVANAYKDVVSKFVHGQITTSDEAVNQLVQAIDDAK, encoded by the coding sequence ATGCGTAAGATGCTGATCGCGACCGCTCTGCTGGCGGCTACGGCGTTCACGGCCCATGCCGAGGACGTCAAGGAAGTACAGATGCTGCATTGGTGGACGTCGGGCGGCGAAGCGGCCGCTCTCAACGTCCTCAAGCAGGATCTGGCCAAGGAAGGCTATGCCTGGAAGGATGTTCCGGTGGCCGGCGGCGGCGGCGACGCGGCCATGACGGCGCTGAAGGCGATGGTCGCGGCCGGCAATCCGCCGACCGCCTCGCAGATGCTCGGCTACACGGTGCTCGACTATGCCGAGGCCGGCAAGATGGGCGATTTGACCGAGACGGCGATCGCCGAGGGCTGGGACAAGGCCGTCCCGGCTGCTCTGCAGAAATTTTCGGTCTATGACGGCAAATGGGTCGCGGCGCCGGTCAATGTTCATTCGGTGAACTGGCTCTGGATCAACAAGGCCGTGATGGACAAGATCGGCGGCACCGAGCCCAAGACCTTCGACGACTTTATCGTCCTGCTCGACAAGGCCAAGGCGGCCGGCGTCACCCCGCTCGCCCTCGGCGGCCAGAACTGGCAGGAAGCGACGATGTTCGACAGCGTCGTGCTGTCGACCGGCGGTCCGGAATTCTACAAGAAGGCCTTCAACGACCTCGACGAGGAAGCGCTGAAGTCCGACACGATGAAGAAGTCGTTCGATAACCTCGCCAAGCTCAAGGAATATGTCGACCCGAACTTCTCGGGCCGCGACTGGAACCTCGCCACCGCCATGGTGATCAAGGGCGACGCACTGGTCCAGGTGATGGGCGACTGGGCCAAGGGCGAGTTCAAGGCGGCCGGCAAGGAGCCGGGTACCGATTATCTCTGCTACCGCTTCCCCGGCACCGATGGTTCGGTGATCTATAATTCGGACATGTTCGGCATGTTCGACGTGCCGGAAAACCAGAAGGCCGCGCAGATTGCGCTCGCCAAGGCGACGCTCTCCAAGAGCTTCCAGTCTGCCTTCAATGTCGTCAAGGGCTCGGTTCCTGCCCGCACCGACGTTCCCGATACCGCCTTCGACGCCTGCGGCAAGAAGGGCATTGCCGATCTGAAGGCGGCCAACGATGGCGGTACGCTGTTCGGCTCGCTGGCCCAGGGCTATGGCGCCCCGCCGGCTGTCGCCAACGCTTATAAGGACGTCGTCTCGAAGTTCGTCCACGGCCAGATCACGACCTCCGACGAGGCGGTGAACCAGCTCGTCCAGGCGATCGACGACGCGAAATAG
- a CDS encoding aldehyde dehydrogenase family protein, with protein sequence MTLTIDSASLIEAKSGPRRWQMLIDGKWTDGEVGLEGERVSPGHGIVVSRYAFGSEADVNRAAIAARRAFHRGPWPRMKASERAAVLLKTADLIDSRREEIARLDAIESGKPIRQARGEIAGAADIWRYAASLARTLHGESYANLGDHMLGVVLREPVGVVSIITPWNFPFLIVAQKLPFALAAGCTAIVKPSEMTSASTVLLGELLMQAGLPDGVCNIVLGTGPEVGQHMVQHPSVDMISFTGSTRVGKATVAAAAQTLKKVSMELGGKNAQIVFPDADLEAAVDAAVFGAFFNAGECCNAGSRLIIHEAIAKDFLAAFAERAAKVRVGDPLDEASDVGAIITPAHLAKIGNAVTDAAADGASVFLGGAEIQSGAGQYMAPTVMSGVKPEMAIARDEVFGPVLSVLEFDRIEEAIHLAESTDYGLSAGVWSRDLDTAVTVARAVRTGTVWVNTFMDGYPELPFGGMKQSGLGRELGKNAVEDYSEAKTIQFHRGPRTAWWVGN encoded by the coding sequence ATGACGCTCACCATCGATTCCGCCTCGCTGATCGAGGCGAAGAGCGGTCCGAGGCGCTGGCAGATGCTGATCGACGGCAAGTGGACCGATGGCGAGGTCGGGCTCGAGGGCGAGCGTGTCTCGCCCGGCCATGGCATCGTCGTCAGCCGCTATGCCTTCGGCTCGGAGGCCGACGTCAACCGGGCGGCGATCGCGGCGCGCCGTGCCTTTCATCGCGGTCCCTGGCCGAGGATGAAGGCGAGCGAGCGGGCCGCCGTTCTCCTGAAGACGGCCGACCTGATCGATTCCCGCCGCGAGGAGATCGCCCGCCTCGACGCGATCGAGAGCGGCAAGCCGATCCGCCAGGCCCGCGGCGAGATCGCGGGCGCCGCCGATATCTGGCGCTATGCCGCCTCGCTTGCCCGCACGCTGCATGGCGAGAGCTATGCCAATCTCGGCGATCATATGCTCGGCGTAGTGCTGCGCGAGCCGGTCGGCGTCGTCTCGATCATCACGCCGTGGAATTTTCCGTTCCTGATCGTGGCGCAGAAGCTGCCCTTTGCGCTCGCAGCCGGCTGTACGGCGATCGTCAAGCCGAGCGAGATGACATCGGCCTCCACGGTTCTCCTCGGCGAATTGCTGATGCAGGCCGGCCTTCCCGACGGCGTCTGCAACATCGTGCTCGGCACCGGTCCTGAGGTCGGCCAGCATATGGTCCAGCACCCATCCGTCGACATGATCTCCTTCACCGGCTCGACCCGCGTCGGCAAGGCGACGGTCGCGGCCGCCGCGCAGACGCTGAAGAAAGTGTCGATGGAGCTTGGCGGCAAGAATGCCCAGATCGTCTTTCCGGACGCCGATCTGGAGGCCGCCGTCGACGCGGCCGTGTTCGGCGCCTTCTTCAATGCCGGAGAGTGCTGCAATGCCGGCAGCCGGCTCATCATTCACGAGGCCATCGCCAAGGACTTCCTCGCCGCCTTCGCCGAACGCGCCGCGAAGGTCAGGGTCGGGGATCCGCTGGACGAGGCCAGCGACGTCGGCGCGATCATCACACCGGCGCATCTGGCGAAGATCGGGAATGCCGTCACCGACGCCGCGGCGGATGGTGCATCGGTCTTCCTCGGCGGCGCCGAGATCCAATCGGGCGCCGGCCAGTACATGGCGCCGACGGTCATGAGCGGTGTGAAGCCGGAGATGGCGATAGCTCGCGACGAAGTCTTCGGCCCGGTGCTGTCGGTGCTGGAGTTCGATCGTATCGAGGAGGCGATTCACCTCGCGGAGTCGACCGATTACGGCCTCTCGGCCGGCGTCTGGAGCCGCGACCTCGATACGGCCGTCACGGTCGCCCGCGCGGTGAGGACCGGCACCGTCTGGGTCAACACTTTCATGGATGGCTATCCGGAGCTTCCCTTCGGCGGGATGAAGCAATCGGGTCTCGGCCGGGAACTCGGCAAGAATGCCGTCGAAGATTATTCGGAAGCCAAGACCATTCAGTTCCATCGAGGCCCGCGCACCGCCTGGTGGGTGGGCAACTGA
- a CDS encoding enoyl-CoA hydratase/isomerase family protein — protein sequence MADDRIRSTIEGPVAILTLDRPAKLNALDQSMIAAIEDWIEATEANRDIRVAILTGSGEKVFSAGGDIAAWAGLDPLTFMRDWVRNGHRVFDRLARLRQPLIAVLNGHAFGGGLELAATADLIILEEHGRIGLPETGLGMVPGWSGTQRLVRRFGPRIVRRMTLAGEMFAAEAALAHGLVDQVVPKGDGLAAGLKLAGDIAARGPVAVQIAKQLINAAEGEEQGAPIETIAGALVAYTQDLKEGAASFREKRAPRFEDQ from the coding sequence ATGGCTGACGACCGCATCCGATCCACCATCGAAGGCCCGGTCGCGATCCTGACGCTCGACCGCCCGGCGAAGCTGAACGCGCTCGACCAGTCGATGATCGCGGCGATCGAAGACTGGATCGAAGCGACCGAAGCCAATCGCGACATCCGCGTCGCGATCCTGACCGGTAGCGGCGAGAAGGTCTTCTCCGCCGGCGGCGACATCGCCGCCTGGGCCGGCCTCGATCCGCTGACCTTCATGCGCGATTGGGTCCGCAACGGCCACCGCGTCTTTGATCGTCTCGCCCGCCTCCGCCAGCCGCTGATCGCGGTGCTGAATGGCCATGCCTTCGGCGGCGGGCTGGAACTCGCGGCGACGGCGGATCTGATCATCCTGGAAGAGCATGGCCGCATCGGCCTGCCCGAGACCGGCCTCGGCATGGTGCCGGGCTGGTCAGGCACGCAGCGCCTGGTGCGCCGCTTCGGTCCGCGCATCGTCCGCCGGATGACGCTGGCAGGAGAGATGTTTGCCGCCGAAGCAGCCCTGGCGCATGGGCTGGTGGATCAGGTCGTGCCGAAGGGCGACGGCCTTGCCGCCGGGCTGAAGCTGGCGGGCGACATCGCAGCGCGCGGCCCGGTCGCGGTCCAAATTGCCAAGCAGCTCATCAACGCCGCCGAAGGCGAAGAACAGGGCGCGCCGATCGAGACCATAGCCGGTGCGCTCGTCGCCTATACGCAGGATCTGAAGGAGGGCGCTGCAAGCTTCCGCGAGAAGCGTGCGCCCCGTTTCGAGGACCAATGA
- a CDS encoding acyl CoA:acetate/3-ketoacid CoA transferase — translation MKSKIITAAEAAALIPDNAVVTVSSASALGCPDATLAGIGAHFEATGHPKNLTMLHPIAAGDMYGVKGIDHIARPGLLGRIIAGSYPSGPSSAEPPAIWKMVGDNAIPAYNVPSGILFDLHREAAAKRPGVITKVGLDTFADPRRQGCAMNAAAEAEPIVELIDFRGEEWLFFPVIVPNVAIIRATTADERGNLTFEHEGAYLGPLDQALAVRNHGGIVIAQVKRLTQSGTLKPLNVHVPGILVDHIVVAPDQWQTCQTPYEPAISGEISRPLSSFEVPAFDIAKVIARRVALELRQGWAVNIGFGISANVPRILIEEGRHGEVTWVIEQGAVGGVPLLDFQFGCASNAEAIVPSPQQFVYFQGGGFDCSLLSFLQIDRFGSVNVSRLAARPHVTAGAGGFVDITARAKRIIFSGYFNAGAKFSVEDGSVRILKEGKVKKLVPEVEHVSFSGRRAIEQDQEILYVTERCVMKLTKDGVMVTEIAPGFHLERDILAQSEFPLLVSDDLRIAPDRLYRPEPIGLALDGVVHG, via the coding sequence ATGAAATCCAAGATCATCACCGCCGCCGAGGCCGCCGCCCTCATTCCCGACAATGCCGTCGTCACCGTCTCCTCGGCGAGCGCGCTCGGCTGTCCGGACGCGACACTGGCCGGCATCGGCGCGCATTTTGAAGCGACCGGTCATCCCAAGAACCTGACGATGCTGCATCCGATCGCGGCCGGCGACATGTATGGCGTCAAGGGCATCGACCATATCGCAAGACCCGGCCTGCTTGGGCGGATCATCGCGGGGTCCTATCCCTCCGGCCCGTCGTCGGCCGAGCCGCCGGCGATCTGGAAGATGGTCGGCGACAATGCGATCCCCGCCTATAATGTGCCGTCCGGAATTCTGTTCGACCTCCACCGCGAGGCAGCGGCGAAGCGTCCGGGCGTCATTACCAAGGTCGGGCTCGACACCTTCGCCGATCCGCGCCGCCAGGGCTGCGCCATGAACGCGGCGGCCGAAGCCGAGCCGATCGTCGAGCTCATCGATTTCCGCGGCGAGGAATGGCTGTTCTTCCCGGTGATCGTACCGAATGTCGCGATCATCCGCGCCACCACGGCCGACGAGCGCGGCAATCTGACCTTCGAGCATGAGGGCGCCTATCTCGGCCCGCTCGACCAGGCGCTCGCCGTGCGCAACCATGGCGGCATCGTCATCGCGCAGGTGAAGCGCCTCACCCAGTCGGGTACCCTCAAGCCGCTCAACGTGCACGTGCCGGGCATCCTCGTCGATCACATCGTGGTCGCGCCGGACCAGTGGCAGACCTGCCAGACGCCTTATGAGCCGGCGATTTCCGGTGAGATCTCGCGGCCGCTGTCGAGCTTCGAGGTTCCCGCATTCGATATCGCCAAGGTGATCGCGCGCCGCGTCGCGCTGGAGCTTCGCCAGGGCTGGGCGGTCAATATCGGCTTCGGCATCTCCGCCAACGTGCCGCGCATCCTGATTGAGGAAGGCCGGCACGGCGAGGTCACCTGGGTGATCGAGCAGGGCGCGGTGGGCGGCGTGCCGCTCCTCGATTTCCAGTTTGGCTGCGCCTCCAATGCCGAGGCGATCGTGCCGAGCCCGCAGCAATTCGTCTATTTCCAGGGCGGCGGCTTCGATTGCTCGCTGCTCTCCTTTCTGCAGATCGACCGCTTCGGCTCGGTCAATGTCTCGCGCCTCGCCGCCCGTCCGCATGTGACGGCCGGCGCCGGCGGCTTCGTCGACATCACGGCGCGGGCGAAGCGCATCATCTTCTCCGGCTATTTCAACGCCGGCGCGAAGTTCTCGGTCGAGGACGGCTCGGTGCGGATCCTGAAAGAAGGCAAGGTCAAGAAGCTGGTGCCGGAGGTCGAGCACGTTTCCTTCTCCGGCCGCCGGGCGATCGAGCAGGACCAGGAGATTCTCTACGTCACCGAACGCTGCGTGATGAAGCTGACGAAGGACGGCGTGATGGTCACTGAGATCGCGCCGGGCTTCCATCTGGAGCGAGACATCCTCGCGCAATCGGAATTCCCGCTGCTCGTTTCCGACGATCTGAGAATAGCCCCCGACCGGCTCTATCGGCCGGAGCCGATCGGCCTCGCGCTGGATGGAGTGGTCCATGGCTGA
- a CDS encoding Gfo/Idh/MocA family protein produces the protein MSGTIGWGLVGASTIARQFVIHAIRQNGGEPLAVMSTDAARGAAYAAENGIPASTTDLHELLATPGIDAVYISTTNELHRDQAIAAARAGKHVLCEKPLALTLDDAKAAVDAAKAAGVVFATNHHLRNAGAHRAMRQAIIEGKIGRPLAARVFHAVYLPPNLQGWRINAPDAGGGVILDIAVHDADTLRFVLNDEPESVVAVTQSSGMATAGLADAVMTTVTFRSGLIAQTHDAFTSKFAGTGFEVHGTEGSLIARDVMTQKPIGSLVLRNESGEHAIEFDRTDLYVRALGAFHAAIRGEGQPAVTGEDGIRSLAFGLAVAEAAKTGGAVKVETGL, from the coding sequence ATGAGCGGAACCATCGGCTGGGGCCTTGTCGGCGCCTCGACCATCGCCAGGCAGTTCGTCATTCATGCGATCCGCCAGAATGGCGGCGAGCCGCTCGCAGTAATGAGCACGGATGCGGCGCGCGGCGCGGCCTATGCGGCCGAGAACGGCATCCCGGCCTCGACGACCGATCTGCACGAATTGCTGGCGACGCCAGGTATCGACGCCGTCTATATTTCGACGACGAACGAACTGCACCGCGACCAGGCGATCGCCGCGGCGCGCGCCGGCAAGCATGTGCTCTGCGAGAAGCCGCTGGCGCTGACGCTGGATGACGCCAAGGCGGCTGTCGATGCGGCCAAGGCGGCCGGCGTCGTCTTCGCCACCAACCATCATTTGAGGAATGCCGGCGCTCACCGGGCGATGCGGCAGGCGATCATCGAGGGCAAGATCGGCCGCCCGCTCGCCGCCCGCGTCTTCCACGCCGTCTACCTGCCGCCGAACCTGCAGGGCTGGCGCATCAACGCGCCGGATGCCGGCGGCGGCGTCATCCTCGACATTGCCGTCCATGACGCAGACACGCTGCGCTTCGTGCTGAACGACGAGCCGGAAAGCGTCGTTGCGGTGACGCAGTCCTCCGGCATGGCAACAGCCGGCCTTGCCGACGCTGTGATGACCACGGTGACCTTTCGCTCCGGGCTGATCGCACAGACCCATGACGCCTTCACCTCGAAATTTGCCGGCACCGGCTTCGAGGTGCATGGCACCGAGGGCTCACTGATCGCACGCGATGTGATGACCCAGAAGCCGATCGGCTCGCTGGTGCTGCGCAATGAGAGCGGCGAGCACGCGATCGAGTTCGATCGCACCGATCTCTATGTCCGTGCGCTCGGCGCCTTCCACGCTGCCATTCGCGGCGAGGGCCAGCCGGCCGTGACCGGCGAGGATGGCATCCGCTCCCTCGCCTTCGGCCTCGCGGTTGCGGAAGCGGCGAAGACGGGCGGTGCGGTGAAGGTGGAGACGGGTCTCTAG
- a CDS encoding LacI family DNA-binding transcriptional regulator encodes MIDIARHAGVSKSTVSLVLQASTQVKTETREKVLATIDKLGYVYNRGAANLRSSRSNIVGMVINDLANPFFAELAVGIERVFHGAGYIPFIANTIENPKRQAEVLRSMSEHDIAGLIICPARGTRPADIATLGGLGFPTVLAMRRLAGQKFSSVTPDNRRGAQRATEHLIALGHRRIAFFGGYADMIAQNERCGGYRAAMDAAGLPIDPGWIIEGPPNRDCGASAIGRVLDMENAPTAALCFNDVVAFGVLSGLERRGLVAGRDFALVGFDDVAEARHTNPPLTTVHVDTAALGERAAHMVLRMIGGDTRPEEFVSDVDLVVRASSGGSIGRGS; translated from the coding sequence ATGATCGACATCGCCCGTCATGCCGGCGTGTCGAAATCGACTGTCTCGCTGGTGCTGCAGGCGTCAACCCAGGTCAAGACGGAGACGCGGGAGAAGGTCCTCGCGACCATCGACAAGCTCGGCTATGTCTACAACCGCGGCGCCGCCAATCTCCGCTCTTCCCGCTCCAACATCGTCGGCATGGTCATCAACGACCTCGCCAACCCCTTCTTCGCCGAGCTTGCCGTCGGCATTGAGCGGGTGTTTCACGGCGCCGGCTATATTCCGTTCATCGCCAATACGATCGAGAATCCGAAGCGCCAAGCGGAAGTGCTGCGCTCCATGTCGGAGCATGACATTGCCGGGCTGATCATCTGCCCGGCGCGCGGCACACGGCCGGCCGATATCGCGACCCTGGGCGGGCTCGGCTTCCCGACCGTGCTCGCCATGCGCCGCCTCGCGGGCCAGAAATTCTCCTCCGTGACGCCCGATAATCGGCGCGGCGCGCAGCGCGCAACCGAGCATCTGATCGCCCTCGGCCATCGCCGCATCGCCTTCTTCGGCGGCTATGCCGACATGATTGCGCAAAATGAGCGCTGCGGCGGCTATCGCGCGGCGATGGACGCCGCCGGCCTTCCGATCGATCCCGGCTGGATCATCGAGGGACCGCCCAACCGCGACTGCGGCGCCAGCGCCATCGGGCGCGTGCTCGACATGGAAAACGCACCGACTGCGGCGCTCTGCTTCAACGATGTCGTCGCTTTCGGCGTGCTGTCCGGCCTGGAGCGCCGTGGCCTCGTGGCTGGCCGCGACTTCGCGCTGGTCGGCTTCGACGACGTCGCCGAGGCGCGCCACACCAATCCGCCGCTTACCACCGTCCATGTCGACACCGCGGCGCTCGGCGAGCGGGCCGCCCACATGGTGCTGCGCATGATCGGCGGCGATACGCGGCCGGAAGAATTCGTGAGCGATGTCGACCTCGTCGTCCGGGCGAGCAGCGGCGGCTCCATCGGGAGGGGATCATGA
- a CDS encoding substrate-binding domain-containing protein: MSIRELAQHLNISIGTVSRALNGRSDVNAETRKRVFEAAAKLGYVPNQSGRSLRQGTTNAVGFMIEMNSETSLHGDTFFMSVFAGVQAVFKPLHLDLVVLLCPFDDDPYEHLRRVVSRRFVDGLFISATQRRDRRIDYLIEREIPFIALGRSLSGGSHPWIDLDFEGVAKASVDRLVARGHSRIGLVKPASELNLGYVFAEAYYEALARHGIRPDPELVVRAEQTSEEGGYGGMGQLLALRERPSAVLLVNEIMAIGAYRRLHDAGLQAGRDVAVVGFRQSPQARFLSPTLTCFDVSLHDLGRRLAEGLLATMPAYRDLYPVGLVQDIWPMSLVPGESDPPHAI; this comes from the coding sequence GTGAGCATTCGAGAGCTGGCGCAGCATCTGAATATCTCGATCGGCACGGTGTCGCGGGCGCTGAACGGGCGTTCGGACGTCAATGCCGAGACGCGCAAACGCGTGTTCGAGGCGGCGGCGAAGCTCGGCTATGTCCCGAACCAGTCCGGCCGTAGCCTGCGCCAGGGCACGACCAACGCCGTCGGCTTCATGATCGAGATGAACAGCGAGACCAGCCTGCATGGCGACACGTTCTTCATGAGCGTCTTTGCTGGCGTGCAGGCGGTGTTCAAGCCGCTCCACCTCGATCTCGTCGTTCTGCTCTGCCCCTTCGACGATGATCCCTACGAACATCTGCGCCGCGTCGTGTCGCGCCGCTTTGTCGACGGGCTGTTCATCTCGGCCACCCAACGCCGCGACAGGCGTATCGATTATCTGATTGAGCGCGAAATTCCGTTCATCGCGCTGGGCCGCAGCCTGTCGGGTGGCTCGCATCCCTGGATCGATCTCGATTTCGAGGGCGTTGCCAAAGCCTCCGTCGACCGGCTGGTCGCGCGGGGCCACTCTCGCATCGGTCTCGTCAAGCCGGCCAGCGAGCTCAATCTCGGATATGTCTTCGCCGAGGCCTATTACGAGGCCTTGGCCCGTCACGGCATTCGGCCGGATCCCGAACTTGTCGTCCGTGCCGAACAAACCAGCGAGGAGGGCGGCTATGGCGGAATGGGCCAGCTGCTCGCCCTGCGAGAGCGACCCAGCGCGGTTTTGCTCGTCAACGAGATCATGGCCATCGGTGCCTATCGGCGGCTGCATGACGCCGGCTTGCAGGCGGGGCGCGATGTCGCCGTCGTCGGCTTCCGCCAATCGCCGCAGGCGCGCTTCCTGTCGCCGACGCTGACCTGCTTCGACGTATCGCTTCACGATCTCGGCCGCCGCCTCGCCGAGGGCCTGCTGGCGACCATGCCGGCCTATCGCGATCTCTATCCCGTCGGCCTCGTGCAGGACATCTGGCCGATGTCCCTCGTTCCGGGTGAGAGCGACCCGCCCCACGCCATCTGA
- a CDS encoding Gfo/Idh/MocA family protein produces the protein MQRAVLVGCGAMSRAWLEAAQTIEGLEIVGLADIDTERASARAAEFGLTGARIADSLDALLTTEHPDIVFDVTVPGARHDIVATALAAGCDVLSEKPMAASLDEARDLVARAEAIGKLYVVVQNRRYLEGVRRIRRAVTEGVIGDITSLHCDFFLAPHFGGFREEMAHVLLLDMAIHTFDAARLMSGATPVSVYCHEWNPKSSWYAEGSSAAAIFELDSGAVFTYRGSWCADGLMTSWESQWRLIGTKGTLLWDGHDGVKIEIAKPAGPGQFFSEVAAAELPPLDASDRTGGHLGVLQDFIAATRGGPLPETVGTENIKSLAMVFGAIESAETGRRVDISI, from the coding sequence ATGCAACGTGCTGTTCTCGTCGGCTGCGGCGCGATGAGCCGCGCCTGGCTGGAGGCCGCGCAGACGATCGAGGGGCTCGAGATCGTCGGCCTCGCCGATATCGACACGGAGCGGGCATCCGCGCGTGCGGCCGAGTTCGGCCTGACAGGCGCCCGCATCGCAGACAGCCTGGACGCGCTGCTCACGACGGAGCATCCCGACATCGTATTCGACGTCACCGTCCCCGGTGCGCGCCACGACATCGTGGCCACGGCGCTCGCTGCCGGCTGCGACGTGCTCTCCGAAAAGCCGATGGCGGCCAGCCTCGACGAGGCCCGCGATCTGGTGGCGCGCGCCGAGGCCATCGGCAAGCTCTATGTCGTGGTGCAGAACCGCCGCTATCTCGAAGGCGTCCGCCGCATCCGCCGTGCCGTCACCGAAGGCGTGATCGGCGACATCACCAGCCTTCATTGCGATTTCTTCCTCGCCCCGCATTTCGGCGGGTTTCGGGAGGAGATGGCGCATGTCCTCCTGCTCGACATGGCCATCCACACCTTCGATGCGGCGCGGTTGATGTCGGGCGCGACGCCCGTTTCCGTCTATTGCCACGAGTGGAACCCGAAAAGCTCATGGTACGCCGAAGGCTCCTCCGCCGCGGCGATCTTCGAACTCGATAGCGGCGCCGTCTTCACTTATCGCGGCAGCTGGTGCGCCGACGGGCTGATGACGAGCTGGGAGAGCCAATGGCGCCTCATCGGCACCAAGGGAACTCTGCTCTGGGACGGCCATGACGGCGTGAAGATCGAGATCGCCAAGCCCGCGGGCCCGGGTCAGTTCTTCTCCGAGGTGGCCGCCGCCGAGCTTCCTCCTCTCGACGCGTCCGACCGGACCGGCGGCCATCTCGGAGTTCTCCAGGATTTCATCGCGGCGACCCGTGGCGGGCCTTTGCCCGAGACGGTCGGCACGGAAAACATCAAAAGCCTGGCCATGGTCTTCGGCGCGATCGAGAGCGCCGAGACCGGGCGCCGCGTCGACATTTCGATCTGA
- a CDS encoding sugar phosphate isomerase/epimerase family protein: protein MIKGNAPDPAAYVRQILPLGFESIEPFFWQTIGDKDIPTLANELKEAIGDQDVVIDTLGMFGNPLETTDIDQQTLAGWKTLIDNAHLFGAKTIAGFTGRLRGQPIEASLPRYREVWSDLAKRAADKGVRLAFENCAMDGNWATGDWNLAHNPDAWELLFNETPDDNIGLEWEPCHQMVYLIDPVPQIRKWAPKFFHVHGKDATIRWDVIREHGVFGKYPFVQMRSPGFGDSDWTRIISELRLAGYKGTIDIEGWHDPVYRDALEMTGQVRSLNHLKEARGGAVFVADPA, encoded by the coding sequence ATGATCAAGGGCAACGCGCCCGATCCGGCCGCCTATGTCCGGCAGATCCTGCCGCTCGGCTTTGAATCGATCGAGCCGTTCTTCTGGCAGACGATCGGCGACAAGGACATTCCGACGCTTGCCAATGAGCTGAAGGAAGCCATCGGCGATCAGGACGTCGTCATCGACACGCTCGGCATGTTCGGCAATCCGCTCGAGACGACAGATATCGATCAGCAGACGCTTGCCGGCTGGAAGACACTGATCGACAACGCCCATCTCTTCGGCGCGAAGACGATCGCCGGTTTCACCGGTCGCCTGCGCGGCCAGCCGATCGAGGCGAGCCTCCCGCGCTATAGGGAAGTGTGGAGCGATCTCGCCAAGCGCGCCGCGGACAAGGGTGTGCGCCTCGCCTTCGAAAACTGCGCCATGGACGGCAACTGGGCCACGGGCGACTGGAACCTCGCCCATAATCCCGACGCCTGGGAACTGCTCTTCAACGAGACGCCGGACGACAATATCGGTCTCGAATGGGAGCCGTGCCACCAGATGGTCTATCTGATCGATCCGGTGCCGCAGATCCGCAAATGGGCGCCGAAGTTTTTCCATGTCCACGGCAAGGACGCGACGATCCGCTGGGACGTGATCCGCGAGCATGGCGTGTTCGGCAAATATCCGTTCGTCCAGATGCGCTCGCCCGGTTTCGGCGACAGCGACTGGACGCGGATCATCAGCGAATTGCGCCTCGCCGGATACAAGGGCACCATCGACATCGAGGGCTGGCATGATCCGGTCTACCGCGATGCGCTGGAGATGACCGGCCAGGTCCGGTCGCTGAACCATCTGAAAGAGGCGCGGGGCGGCGCAGTCTTCGTCGCCGACCCGGCCTGA